The following are encoded in a window of Corynebacterium argentoratense DSM 44202 genomic DNA:
- a CDS encoding UDP-N-acetylmuramoyl-L-alanyl-D-glutamate--2,6-diaminopimelate ligase, with translation MSVVECPTLAQLADIAGGRIDSIVDVAGVTVQAIGINAQELPQGGVFAAVPGSNAHGARFAGQADASAVLTDAQGLSIVRDELGLDVPVIVVDQVREVLGAVSSAVYGNPSQSLRIIGITGTSGKTTTSYLMEKALMAQGKKVGLIGTTGTRIDGRAVPTKLTTPEAPKLQELFASMRDQGVTDVVMEVSSHAISLGRVAGTRFVVKAFNNLSQDHLDFHHSMEEYFEAKAAWFVPDDQCTFIVNVDDQWGRTLADRTGALTLSLHDAAGVEVSQRVTAGDNSQSFVWRREGGEPVKVSIPLPGEFNVANAAMALACVSVVDPDGVAVAAEALGQVAVPGRMQRVDVGQDFLAVVDYAHKPAAIAAILEELSSQVKGRIGVVVGAGGDRDQAKRPLMGREAARCADLVVVTDDNPRSEDPALIRAAVLEGTQGTNAEVVEIGDRAQAIAQAVAWAQPGDAIVVAGKGHETGQIIGGVTHHFDDREQLEAAIVARLDEERQR, from the coding sequence ATGTCTGTTGTGGAGTGTCCGACGCTAGCCCAGTTGGCTGATATTGCTGGTGGGCGTATTGATTCGATTGTTGACGTCGCGGGGGTTACGGTTCAGGCGATTGGGATCAATGCTCAGGAGTTGCCGCAGGGTGGTGTGTTTGCGGCTGTGCCGGGGTCGAATGCGCATGGCGCGCGCTTTGCCGGCCAGGCGGATGCTTCGGCGGTGCTCACTGATGCTCAGGGTTTGTCGATTGTGCGCGATGAACTTGGTTTGGATGTCCCTGTGATTGTTGTTGATCAGGTGCGTGAAGTGTTGGGTGCTGTGAGTTCCGCGGTGTATGGCAATCCTTCGCAGTCGCTGCGCATCATCGGTATTACGGGTACGTCGGGTAAGACTACGACGAGCTATTTGATGGAAAAGGCCCTGATGGCTCAGGGTAAGAAGGTGGGGTTGATTGGCACGACGGGTACGCGTATCGATGGTCGCGCTGTGCCGACGAAGTTGACCACGCCCGAGGCTCCTAAGTTGCAGGAGTTGTTCGCGTCAATGCGAGATCAGGGGGTGACGGATGTGGTGATGGAGGTGTCTTCGCATGCGATTAGTTTGGGGCGTGTTGCTGGTACGCGTTTTGTTGTGAAGGCTTTTAATAATCTGAGCCAGGATCATTTGGATTTCCACCATTCGATGGAGGAGTACTTTGAGGCGAAGGCCGCCTGGTTTGTGCCGGATGATCAGTGCACTTTTATCGTCAATGTGGATGACCAGTGGGGTCGCACGCTTGCGGATCGCACGGGTGCGTTGACGCTGTCGCTTCATGACGCCGCGGGGGTTGAGGTCTCGCAGCGGGTGACGGCCGGGGACAATAGCCAGTCGTTTGTGTGGCGCCGCGAGGGCGGCGAACCTGTGAAAGTCAGCATTCCATTGCCGGGGGAATTTAATGTGGCTAATGCTGCGATGGCGTTGGCTTGTGTATCTGTGGTGGATCCGGATGGGGTGGCTGTCGCTGCGGAGGCTTTGGGACAGGTGGCTGTGCCGGGGCGCATGCAACGTGTGGATGTCGGCCAAGATTTCTTGGCTGTTGTCGATTACGCCCATAAGCCTGCGGCTATTGCGGCGATCCTGGAGGAGTTGTCGAGCCAGGTGAAAGGCCGCATTGGGGTGGTTGTTGGCGCGGGCGGGGATCGTGACCAGGCGAAGCGTCCGTTGATGGGGCGTGAGGCCGCGCGTTGCGCAGACTTGGTGGTTGTTACCGATGACAATCCTCGGTCGGAGGATCCGGCGCTGATTCGCGCTGCTGTGCTTGAGGGCACGCAGGGGACTAACGCCGAGGTAGTAGAGATTGGTGATCGCGCCCAGGCTATCGCACAGGCCGTTGCGTGGGCACAGCCGGGTGACGCCATTGTTGTCGCTGGTAAAGGGCATGAAACCGGCCAGATTATTGGTGGAGTGACGCACCATTTCGATGACCGCGAGCAGTTGGAAGCTGCGATTGTGGCGCGGCTGGATGAGGAAAGGCAGCGGTAG
- a CDS encoding peptidoglycan D,D-transpeptidase FtsI family protein: MFLVRTLAVVLAAVLVGRLAWVQGVWGPSLSALAQEQRERVYVTPAKRGQIVDRNGAELAFTMQARSLTVSPIRLRDEIKTRHEQMPDRYDDVPTTLKTMSEEIPKMVKNSGAPGADATRVDSKEILDALKSDSYYTVLVRNVDPDIAAEVAARFPGVAADRQDIRQYPNGAIAENIVGKTSIDGVGQFGLEASSDAQLAGIDGRKVEEVSTNDQAIPGTLRDQNPAVDGAQIELTIDLDLQTYVQQQVQQAKVNSGAEQASAVVLDAKTGEVLAMANSDTVDPMGDIQRQLERGKSFDNSAITSPFEPGSVAKIITASAAIENNLTTPDEVLQVPGSIDMAGVTVRDAWEHGVMPYTTTGVFGKSSNVGTLMLAQRVGEDRFADMLKKFGIGQLTGVELPSESAGLLPDREQWSGGTFANLPIGQGMSLTLLQMAGVYQAIANDGERVTPRIIKRVTNAAGTVDRLPQPERTRVVSEDTARTVRNMFRSVAQSDPTGVQQGTGPQAAVEGYQISGKTGTAQQVDPACQCYSNSKYWITFAGIAPADDPRYVVAIMLDAPQRGVHGEGGQSAAPLFHDIASWLLTRDNVPLSRSNEQDLVLQAQ, translated from the coding sequence ATGTTTTTAGTCCGGACGTTGGCCGTTGTCTTAGCAGCTGTATTGGTAGGACGCCTGGCTTGGGTTCAGGGGGTGTGGGGTCCTAGCCTTTCTGCCTTGGCGCAGGAACAACGCGAGCGTGTGTATGTCACCCCCGCTAAACGCGGTCAGATTGTTGACCGCAATGGTGCAGAGTTAGCATTTACCATGCAGGCACGTTCGTTGACGGTTAGCCCGATTCGTCTGCGGGACGAGATTAAGACTCGTCACGAGCAGATGCCGGACCGCTACGATGATGTGCCCACGACGCTCAAGACCATGTCGGAGGAAATCCCGAAGATGGTCAAAAACAGTGGAGCGCCGGGGGCTGATGCGACGCGCGTTGACTCCAAGGAAATTTTGGATGCGTTGAAGTCCGATTCCTACTACACCGTCTTGGTGCGCAACGTTGATCCAGATATTGCTGCGGAGGTCGCAGCTCGCTTCCCTGGGGTTGCGGCAGACCGGCAGGATATTCGCCAGTACCCCAATGGTGCGATTGCTGAAAACATTGTGGGCAAGACCTCTATCGATGGTGTCGGCCAGTTCGGTCTGGAGGCCTCCTCGGATGCGCAGCTAGCCGGTATTGACGGCCGTAAAGTTGAGGAAGTTTCCACCAACGATCAAGCTATTCCGGGCACGTTGAGGGATCAGAATCCTGCCGTCGATGGTGCTCAGATTGAACTCACGATCGACCTGGATCTCCAGACCTATGTGCAGCAGCAGGTGCAGCAGGCCAAGGTTAATTCTGGTGCAGAGCAGGCGTCGGCTGTGGTGCTTGACGCGAAAACCGGTGAGGTGTTGGCAATGGCCAACAGTGACACGGTGGATCCGATGGGGGATATTCAGCGTCAGTTGGAGCGTGGCAAGAGCTTCGATAATTCGGCGATTACCTCGCCTTTCGAGCCTGGTTCTGTAGCGAAGATCATCACGGCGTCGGCTGCCATTGAAAATAATCTGACTACCCCTGATGAGGTGCTGCAGGTTCCCGGTTCCATTGACATGGCGGGTGTGACGGTCCGCGATGCGTGGGAGCACGGTGTTATGCCGTACACGACCACTGGCGTGTTCGGTAAGTCGTCGAATGTTGGCACCTTGATGTTGGCGCAGCGGGTGGGGGAGGATCGCTTCGCTGACATGCTGAAGAAGTTTGGCATTGGCCAGCTGACGGGCGTGGAGTTGCCTAGCGAATCTGCTGGTTTGTTGCCGGATCGCGAGCAGTGGTCTGGTGGTACGTTCGCAAATTTGCCGATTGGTCAGGGTATGTCGTTGACTCTGTTGCAGATGGCGGGTGTGTATCAGGCGATCGCTAACGATGGCGAGCGCGTGACGCCGCGCATTATCAAGCGCGTGACCAATGCGGCTGGCACTGTTGATCGTCTGCCACAGCCGGAACGCACGCGTGTGGTGAGTGAAGATACGGCCCGTACTGTGCGCAACATGTTCCGTTCGGTGGCTCAGAGCGATCCGACGGGCGTGCAGCAGGGTACGGGCCCGCAGGCTGCTGTGGAGGGCTATCAGATTAGTGGCAAGACGGGTACTGCTCAGCAGGTGGATCCGGCGTGCCAGTGCTATTCGAACAGTAAGTATTGGATTACGTTTGCTGGTATTGCCCCTGCGGATGATCCTCGTTATGTGGTGGCTATTATGCTCGATGCGCCGCAGCGAGGTGTGCATGGTGAGGGTGGCCAGTCGGCTGCTCCTTTGTTCCATGACATTGCGTCGTGGTTGCTGACGCGTGACAATGTGCCGTTGTCGCGTTCCAATGAGCAAGATCTTGTTTTGCAGGCCCAGTAG